GAGTGGAAATGAACCAATGAATGATAACAGTAACAGTAGTATCTTTACATTTAATGTCTGTTCAGGGATTAAACGTAACTGCCCAAATGTGATTCTTGATGCAGAAGAATTAAAGCATAAGTTAAAAGAAATAATAACTGCAGAAGACTTAAGTTCTTATTTAATTGATGGACATAAAGGAAGAATTTTGCCACATTTTAAATTTAGGATAGGGATAGCAGGTTGTCCTAATGGTTGTTCTCGCCCACAAGTTATGGATCTATCTTTATTAGCTAGAATTAGACCAAAAGTTGAAGGTGAGAATTGCATTAGTTGTGGAAAATGTGTAGATGCTTGTAAGGAGACCGCCATTAAATTAAATG
This genomic interval from Selenihalanaerobacter shriftii contains the following:
- a CDS encoding 4Fe-4S dicluster-binding protein, which encodes MNDNSNSSIFTFNVCSGIKRNCPNVILDAEELKHKLKEIITAEDLSSYLIDGHKGRILPHFKFRIGIAGCPNGCSRPQVMDLSLLARIRPKVEGENCISCGKCVDACKETAIKLNDDKIPVVNYERCFLCGDCIKSCPVNSIIGTKQGWSFAIGGKLGRHPQFAIKLSELMSTEKIMDIFPDLIKFYNQQRKGKEKLALVVNRLGIERIREELL